A stretch of Lactuca sativa cultivar Salinas chromosome 6, Lsat_Salinas_v11, whole genome shotgun sequence DNA encodes these proteins:
- the LOC111900428 gene encoding homeobox protein knotted-1-like 7: protein MEDQHLGMVCNLGDGAGAFTDMLVSISSNRHSKMKVEIANHPLYQQLLSAHIGCLRVATPIDQLPLIDTQLSHLQHLLHSYSSDPHHHPLPPEDRRDLDNFMAQYLVVLSAFKDRLQQHVRVDAVEAVMACREIEHSVQAITGVSLDEGSGATMSDDDEEETGMELPVDQSASDMLGFGPLLPTESERTLMDRVRQELKIELKQGFRSKIEDVREEILRKRRAGKLPGDTTHVLKDWWQQHSKWPYPTEDDKAKLVEETGLQLKQINNWFINQRKRNWHNSLTPMNTQKTKRKR from the exons ATGGAAGATCAGCATTTAGGTATGGTGTGCAACCTTGGTGATGGCGCTGGTGCTTTTACAGATATGTTGGTGTCTATTTCCAGTAACCGGCACAGCAAGATGAAGGTGGAGATAGCCAATCACCCTCTCTACCAACAGCTTCTCTCCGCCCATATAGGGTGTCTCCGAGTTGCCACACCTATCGACCAACTGCCCCTcatcgacacccaactctcccactTGCAGCATCTCCTCCACTCCTACAGCTCCGACCCCCACCACCATCCTCTCCCTCCGGAAGACCGCCGTGACCTTGACAATTTCATG GCACAGTATTTGGTAGTTTTGAGTGCATTTAAAGATCGCCTGCAACAACATGTCAGAGTTGATGCTGTTGAGGCTGTCATGGCCTGCCGTGAAATTGAGCATAGCGTACAAGCTATCACCG GAGTATCCCTCGACGAAGGTTCAGGAGCAACAATGTCAGATGACGATGAAGAAGAGACGGGAATGGAACTTCCGGTAGATCAGTCTGCAAGTGATATGTTGGGTTTTGGTCCTCTTCTCCCTACTGAATCTGAACGAACTCTTATGGACAGAGTTCGTCAAGAACTGAAAATCGAACTTAAACAG GGATTTAGATCAAAAATAGAGGATGTAAGGGAGGAAATATTGAGAAAGAGAAGAGCAGGAAAATTACCTGGTGATACTACACATGTGCTCAAAGATTGGTGGCAACAACATTCCAAATGGCCATATCCAACT GAAGACGACAAGGCGAAACTGGTAGAAGAAACAGGGCTACAACTCAAGCAAATCAACAACTGGTTCATTAATCAAAGGAAAAGGAATTGGCACAACAGTTTGACTCCAATGAACACCCAAAAAACAAAGCGTAAACGATAG